In Candidatus Kryptobacter tengchongensis, a genomic segment contains:
- a CDS encoding archaemetzincin has product MSSSKSNKILIAPIYPVDFALALTLVSPLKEIFKCDVLLDNTNHINLSFAYDSSRSQFNSTKIILALSEKYKNFNGKVLGIISVDLFIPVLTYVFGEAQLGGKVSIVSTLRLNEIAYGLPENRKLTEERLLKEAVHELGHNFGLLHCENYLCVMHPSTSIEEVDIKTSSFCKDCYEKLFGQTFTELNDHHNCK; this is encoded by the coding sequence ATGTCTTCATCAAAATCAAACAAAATCCTCATAGCCCCAATCTATCCCGTTGATTTCGCACTCGCGCTTACGCTCGTTTCACCACTCAAAGAAATTTTCAAATGCGATGTCCTGCTTGACAATACGAATCACATAAATTTATCATTTGCTTATGATAGTTCACGCTCTCAATTTAATTCAACAAAAATAATTTTAGCGCTCTCGGAGAAATACAAAAATTTTAACGGAAAAGTTCTCGGCATAATTTCGGTTGATCTCTTCATCCCAGTTTTAACTTATGTATTTGGAGAGGCACAGCTTGGGGGAAAGGTTTCAATTGTGTCTACCCTCAGATTAAACGAAATCGCCTACGGTCTGCCAGAGAACAGAAAATTGACGGAGGAACGACTTCTAAAAGAAGCAGTTCATGAACTTGGACATAACTTTGGGCTTTTACATTGTGAAAATTATCTATGCGTCATGCACCCATCAACATCCATTGAAGAAGTTGATATAAAAACTTCCTCATTCTGCAAAGATTGTTACGAAAAACTATTTGGGCAAACTTTTACCGAACTCAACGATCATCATAACTGCAAATAA
- a CDS encoding YwiC-like protein, with protein sequence MIIFPREHGSWAILFIPFLIGAKIGGGFDVKMLLFLISVLSIFLSYQPALMLAKSKLKVSSENVRDALNSLFVFLPFVFVSSAVLVFYYKLYGLLIFGAIGATAFLVQLYLARLNLDKTQGGQLFAMSILVMTAPSAYYVGVGKFDLIMVQLYFLNLMFFGSGIIYVRMKISALATKRDKFTLNEKLFIGRYNIAYHVAILFLVVVLFIRGSIGLLIFAGFLPVIIHSIMGTFMLERKVVFKRLGWIETVYSILFAVMMIVEFGKSLPK encoded by the coding sequence ATGATAATTTTCCCAAGGGAACACGGTTCGTGGGCGATTTTATTTATCCCTTTTTTGATAGGTGCGAAAATTGGCGGTGGATTTGATGTAAAGATGCTTCTTTTTCTTATCTCTGTTCTTTCAATTTTTCTTTCTTATCAGCCAGCGTTGATGCTTGCTAAATCAAAATTAAAAGTTTCATCTGAAAATGTAAGGGATGCGTTAAATTCACTTTTCGTTTTTTTACCATTTGTTTTTGTTTCATCTGCTGTTTTGGTTTTTTATTACAAACTTTATGGGTTGCTTATCTTTGGGGCGATTGGCGCAACGGCGTTTTTAGTTCAGTTATACCTTGCGAGATTAAATCTTGACAAGACGCAGGGTGGGCAACTTTTTGCAATGAGCATACTTGTTATGACCGCTCCATCTGCCTATTATGTCGGGGTTGGCAAATTTGATTTAATCATGGTTCAACTTTACTTTTTGAACCTTATGTTTTTCGGGAGTGGAATTATTTATGTTAGGATGAAAATATCGGCGCTTGCAACGAAGAGAGATAAATTCACACTTAACGAAAAACTTTTCATAGGTAGATACAACATTGCATATCATGTTGCCATTTTATTTCTTGTTGTCGTTCTTTTTATTCGTGGTTCAATAGGTCTTTTAATTTTCGCTGGATTTTTGCCTGTGATAATTCATTCAATTATGGGGACATTTATGCTTGAGAGAAAGGTGGTATTTAAACGGCTTGGGTGGATTGAGACGGTTTATTCAATTTTATTTGCAGTTATGATGATCGTTGAGTTCGGTAAAAGTTTGCCCAAATAG
- a CDS encoding Methyltransferase domain-containing protein, which produces MNLNLPENGKFETYGKVKSISEFYDELSEDYADMIEFSAKVESEREIFENIVSEYKIKRCLDAGCGVGLHSIILSKLGVDVVGIDISASMIEKAREFAQMFGASAKFEVLDFSTIRDNYREEFDLVLCLGNTLPHFLNEKDLLVALRNFYNVLRGDGVLILQILNYDKIMEMEERIISVRETSDKIFVRFYDFEPTIIGSPSLRVFEIRRDFLKFNVLVVDKTKNYAYKLVTTRIKPIRSEELCKKLHMVGFKSVEIFGDLFRNEFKSEVSKNIVIFAQKVKRE; this is translated from the coding sequence ATGAATTTGAACTTGCCCGAAAACGGAAAATTTGAAACATACGGAAAAGTTAAATCAATTTCTGAATTTTATGATGAACTTTCTGAAGATTATGCAGATATGATTGAGTTTTCGGCAAAGGTTGAAAGTGAAAGGGAAATTTTTGAAAACATTGTTAGTGAGTATAAAATTAAAAGATGTCTTGACGCTGGTTGTGGGGTTGGACTTCATTCAATAATTCTTTCAAAACTTGGGGTTGATGTGGTTGGGATAGATATTTCGGCGTCAATGATTGAGAAAGCAAGGGAATTTGCTCAAATGTTTGGAGCGTCCGCAAAGTTTGAGGTTCTTGATTTTTCAACGATAAGAGATAATTACAGGGAAGAATTTGACCTCGTTTTGTGTCTTGGTAATACACTCCCACACTTTCTAAACGAAAAAGATTTGTTGGTTGCATTGCGAAATTTTTACAATGTCTTGAGAGGTGATGGCGTTCTGATACTTCAGATTTTAAATTACGATAAAATTATGGAAATGGAAGAAAGGATAATAAGTGTTCGTGAGACATCGGATAAAATTTTTGTGCGCTTTTATGACTTTGAGCCAACGATAATTGGCTCACCAAGTTTAAGGGTCTTTGAGATAAGAAGGGACTTTCTAAAGTTTAATGTTTTAGTGGTTGATAAAACGAAAAATTATGCATATAAACTTGTAACGACGAGGATAAAGCCTATAAGAAGTGAAGAGTTGTGTAAGAAACTTCACATGGTTGGGTTTAAGAGCGTTGAAATTTTTGGGGATCTTTTTAGAAATGAATTTAAATCTGAAGTTTCAAAAAATATCGTCATCTTTGCGCAGAAAGTTAAACGAGAATAA
- a CDS encoding Ig-like domain-containing protein gives MDKLLYLTFVLILIGCATQVPPSGGPPDTTPPEIIKTYPKNGTVNFKDNHVEVEFSEYIDKRSAQDAIYISPYITGEIKYKWSGRRLRIIFPEKLKDSTTYVITFGTEIKDLNAGNRMKESFTLAFSTGSVIDSGSIEGKIFTQKGNFMVFAYKIDGINPDTLSPLHTKPDYVTQAGKDGNFKFQFIRFGKYRLFAINDKMKNLLYNPTDDEYGVFWKDIEISPQNQSLSNIIFKTTIEDTSKPFVSSVNVVDNSHILLKFSEKINPESASIKIAKNDTQTIPVISQIYPDSSKLILILSEKLNPTNKYKLTLSGITDLAGNELDTYIHEISNGFLPDTTAPSLIFSNPSQDETDVNLKPEIKLLFDDFLNPESKAKLIDSIGNEIKIKIEQNLNKLTVEPDAELKPNGVYILKIFNLSDIDNNLQKDTLVLSFKTVDPSTWGTIEGNIICEDTDSQVIVTAVETSKGKKYITRTKCNSKFTIDQIPQGRYLIEAFIDSNGNGKYDYGRVFPFTPSERFTIYPDTVKVRARWTVENINIKF, from the coding sequence ATGGATAAACTTCTTTACCTGACCTTCGTCCTAATTCTCATCGGATGCGCAACACAAGTTCCACCATCTGGCGGTCCACCTGATACAACACCACCGGAGATAATAAAAACTTATCCCAAAAATGGCACAGTTAATTTCAAAGATAATCATGTTGAAGTTGAATTCAGCGAATATATTGATAAACGCTCGGCTCAAGATGCAATTTATATCTCTCCATATATCACTGGCGAAATCAAATACAAATGGTCAGGGAGAAGATTAAGGATAATTTTTCCAGAAAAACTTAAAGATAGTACAACTTATGTTATAACTTTTGGAACAGAGATTAAAGATTTAAATGCTGGAAATAGGATGAAGGAATCATTTACACTTGCATTTTCAACTGGCTCTGTTATTGATTCTGGCTCAATTGAAGGGAAAATATTCACACAAAAAGGAAACTTCATGGTTTTTGCATACAAAATTGATGGAATAAACCCAGATACACTTTCCCCGCTTCATACGAAGCCTGACTATGTAACTCAAGCAGGAAAAGATGGAAACTTCAAGTTTCAATTCATCAGATTTGGCAAATACAGACTGTTCGCAATAAACGATAAGATGAAAAATCTTTTATATAATCCCACCGATGACGAATATGGGGTCTTTTGGAAAGACATTGAAATCTCACCGCAGAACCAAAGTTTATCAAATATAATTTTTAAGACCACAATTGAAGACACAAGCAAACCATTTGTCTCATCGGTGAATGTGGTTGATAACTCTCATATACTTCTAAAGTTTTCAGAAAAGATAAACCCGGAAAGCGCCTCAATAAAAATTGCAAAAAATGATACTCAAACTATTCCAGTCATATCACAAATTTACCCCGATAGCAGTAAATTAATTCTAATTCTATCCGAGAAGCTTAACCCCACAAATAAGTATAAATTAACTCTTTCAGGGATTACAGATCTTGCTGGAAATGAACTTGATACATACATTCATGAAATTTCAAATGGATTTTTGCCCGATACAACAGCACCATCTTTAATTTTCTCAAACCCATCGCAAGATGAAACTGATGTAAACCTTAAACCCGAAATCAAACTTCTCTTTGATGATTTTTTGAATCCAGAATCAAAAGCAAAACTTATTGACTCAATCGGAAACGAGATAAAAATTAAAATTGAACAAAATTTAAACAAACTCACAGTTGAACCCGACGCTGAACTTAAACCAAACGGAGTTTATATACTTAAAATTTTTAACCTCAGCGATATTGATAACAACCTTCAAAAAGATACCTTGGTATTATCCTTTAAAACCGTTGACCCATCAACTTGGGGAACGATTGAAGGAAATATCATCTGTGAAGATACAGACTCACAAGTTATTGTCACAGCAGTTGAAACTTCAAAAGGTAAAAAATATATCACAAGAACAAAATGCAACTCAAAATTTACCATTGACCAAATCCCGCAGGGTAGATACTTAATTGAAGCTTTCATTGATTCAAACGGGAACGGGAAATATGACTATGGGAGAGTCTTTCCATTTACGCCATCAGAAAGGTTTACCATTTACCCAGATACTGTAAAGGTCAGGGCAAGATGGACAGTTGAAAACATCAATATAAAATTTTAA
- a CDS encoding L-iditol 2-dehydrogenase has translation MKVAKLYDFGDIRIEEMDLPDINSDEMLVKVKACGICSSDTMKWYVKKKAPIVIGHEISGVVVEVGENVDKFKPGDRVFVHHHAPCMECRYCKRGNYVMCDVWKNSKIIPGGIAEFIKVPNVNLRNDTLKLPDHLSFEDGAIVEPVACSVKAFKRAGVKKGDYVVILGLGFMGQVNVKLAKFYGAELTIGVDKVKYRLEKAIENGADYVIDFSNESVKEKVFEITGGYGADVVIVGPGTIEAIYSGLEIVAKGGKLVLFTPTPDDAILEIKPYEVYFKEISIIPSYSAGPDDTVEALELISKGIIKAEKFVTHRFKIENTLDAFMLTASAGESLKCMIVFD, from the coding sequence ATGAAAGTTGCGAAATTATACGACTTTGGAGATATAAGGATAGAGGAAATGGACCTGCCGGATATAAATTCTGACGAAATGCTTGTAAAGGTTAAAGCCTGTGGGATTTGTTCAAGTGATACGATGAAGTGGTATGTGAAAAAGAAAGCACCTATTGTGATAGGACATGAGATCAGCGGTGTTGTTGTTGAAGTCGGGGAAAATGTTGATAAGTTCAAACCGGGTGATAGAGTATTTGTCCATCATCACGCCCCTTGTATGGAATGCAGATATTGTAAAAGGGGGAATTATGTTATGTGTGATGTATGGAAAAACTCAAAAATAATACCTGGAGGGATTGCAGAATTTATCAAAGTTCCAAATGTCAATCTCAGAAATGATACATTGAAGTTGCCTGACCATCTTTCATTTGAAGATGGCGCAATTGTTGAGCCAGTGGCTTGTTCTGTTAAGGCTTTTAAAAGAGCGGGTGTGAAGAAAGGTGATTATGTTGTCATTCTTGGACTTGGATTTATGGGACAGGTGAATGTAAAACTTGCGAAATTTTACGGAGCTGAGCTCACAATTGGAGTTGATAAAGTAAAATATCGGCTTGAAAAGGCAATTGAAAATGGCGCCGATTATGTTATTGATTTTTCAAATGAAAGTGTGAAGGAAAAAGTCTTTGAAATTACAGGAGGTTACGGTGCTGATGTCGTCATAGTTGGACCAGGGACAATTGAAGCAATTTATTCAGGACTTGAGATCGTTGCAAAGGGAGGGAAACTTGTTTTATTTACACCAACCCCTGATGATGCAATACTTGAAATAAAACCATATGAAGTTTATTTCAAGGAAATTTCAATAATCCCAAGCTATTCCGCTGGTCCGGATGATACGGTTGAAGCTCTGGAATTAATAAGCAAGGGGATAATAAAAGCTGAAAAATTTGTCACCCATAGATTTAAAATAGAAAATACGCTTGATGCTTTTATGTTAACTGCAAGCGCTGGAGAATCTTTGAAGTGCATGATCGTCTTTGATTAA
- a CDS encoding DNA-binding transcriptional regulator, MerR family, translating into MLLKNKFSIADLEIATGIKAGTIRIWEKRYKILNPKRGSRNIRYYDINEFKKMLNISLLYHQGLKISNIAALSERQLNQKINEIAKQDILKASFMKFISSIIEINIDEFEKLLAEAINSYGLEKIYEEILIPILEKIGLFWQSETICPGEEHIFVNIIREAIIKNEKQDIKRKKPLLFLLFLCENELHEVSLLLARYIIQKCGHKVIYLGQATPIQDIILLTRKLPNINYLLTSFVAPIDSKTLNEIIEALLSTQKPIMIIGRQVKNISFPKRRNLNIFTDIGEFKKFIYELA; encoded by the coding sequence ATGCTCCTAAAGAATAAATTTTCTATAGCTGACCTTGAAATAGCTACTGGAATAAAAGCCGGTACCATAAGGATATGGGAAAAAAGATATAAAATACTTAATCCCAAACGTGGTTCTAGAAATATCAGATATTATGATATAAACGAATTTAAAAAAATGCTAAATATATCACTCTTGTATCATCAAGGTTTAAAGATCTCAAATATAGCTGCACTTTCAGAGAGACAACTAAATCAAAAAATTAATGAGATAGCCAAACAAGATATTTTAAAAGCGAGTTTTATGAAGTTTATATCAAGTATAATTGAAATAAACATTGACGAATTTGAAAAATTGCTTGCCGAAGCCATTAATTCCTACGGTTTAGAGAAAATTTATGAGGAAATTTTGATACCAATTCTTGAAAAAATTGGTTTATTCTGGCAATCTGAAACCATCTGTCCAGGGGAAGAACACATATTTGTAAACATTATAAGAGAAGCCATCATAAAAAACGAAAAACAAGATATTAAAAGAAAAAAGCCTCTTTTATTTTTGTTGTTTTTATGCGAGAACGAGCTTCATGAAGTTAGTTTACTATTAGCAAGATATATAATACAAAAATGCGGTCATAAAGTTATATATTTAGGTCAGGCAACTCCAATTCAAGATATAATTTTATTAACCCGAAAATTACCTAACATTAACTATCTATTGACCTCTTTCGTTGCCCCGATAGATAGCAAAACATTAAACGAGATAATAGAAGCCTTACTCTCAACTCAGAAACCTATTATGATCATAGGCAGACAAGTTAAAAATATATCATTTCCAAAGAGAAGAAACTTAAATATATTTACCGACATAGGTGAATTTAAAAAATTCATCTATGAACTTGCCTAA
- a CDS encoding phytoene desaturase, with translation MPLEVIIIGSGFSGLASSIILANAGYKVKVFEKNSSPGGRARSLEYNGFKFDMGPTWYWMPDVFEKFFNRFNTTPSNFYELIRLNPSYRVYFAENDYVDLPVELAQIIELFNKIEPGSSQKFLKFLSEAEKKYNLSVNKFIYYPNLALSEYLNKEFLLNVLKLNLFSSFQRYLRKNFKSEKIIAILRFPLIFLGGNPEELPALYSIMNYADIKLGTWYPKGGFKSVVDSLYKLAISAGVQFNFEAPVQKIIVRGNKVNGVIVDKEKIKADIVIATSDYHHSESLLDIEYRNYPPKYWESRVYTPSGILFYVGLKKKLPKLPHHILFFDENFEAHINSIYKKPEFPPKPQIYVNLPSQTEPELAPEGKECIYFFIPLAPGLKEDEEIKQRYFNFAIEKFENLVGEKIKDSIEFFISYGPSDFMKDYNAYKGNCYGLANTLFQTAIFKPKIRNRKIKNLFYAGHTTVPGPGVPPSIISGTIVSDFIIKNKDEI, from the coding sequence ATGCCATTAGAAGTTATTATTATCGGTTCTGGATTTTCTGGTCTCGCTTCATCAATTATTCTTGCAAACGCTGGATATAAAGTGAAGGTATTTGAGAAAAATTCATCTCCAGGGGGCAGGGCTCGCTCTTTAGAGTATAATGGTTTCAAGTTTGATATGGGTCCTACATGGTACTGGATGCCAGATGTATTTGAAAAGTTTTTTAATAGATTTAACACTACGCCTTCAAATTTTTATGAACTAATAAGGTTAAATCCTTCATATAGAGTTTATTTCGCCGAAAACGACTATGTAGATCTTCCTGTAGAGCTTGCTCAAATTATTGAATTATTTAATAAAATAGAACCAGGTTCTTCTCAAAAGTTCCTCAAGTTTTTGAGTGAAGCTGAAAAGAAATATAATTTAAGTGTTAACAAGTTTATATACTATCCTAATTTAGCCTTATCTGAGTATTTAAATAAAGAGTTTTTGTTAAACGTTTTAAAACTCAATCTTTTCAGCAGTTTTCAGAGGTATCTTAGAAAAAATTTTAAAAGCGAAAAAATAATTGCCATATTGCGTTTCCCTTTAATTTTTTTAGGAGGAAACCCAGAAGAGCTACCTGCTCTTTATTCTATAATGAATTACGCAGATATCAAATTAGGAACATGGTATCCAAAAGGAGGTTTCAAAAGCGTGGTTGATTCGCTATATAAACTCGCTATATCTGCAGGTGTTCAATTTAATTTTGAGGCGCCCGTTCAAAAGATAATTGTTCGCGGAAATAAAGTTAATGGTGTCATAGTAGATAAAGAAAAGATAAAAGCAGATATAGTAATAGCCACTTCAGATTACCATCATTCTGAGAGTTTACTTGATATAGAATATCGAAACTATCCCCCAAAGTACTGGGAAAGCAGAGTGTATACCCCGTCTGGAATTTTATTCTATGTTGGGTTAAAAAAGAAATTACCAAAACTACCGCATCATATACTATTTTTTGACGAAAACTTTGAAGCACACATAAATAGTATTTATAAAAAACCTGAGTTTCCACCCAAACCTCAAATTTATGTAAACCTTCCATCACAAACAGAACCTGAATTAGCCCCAGAAGGTAAAGAATGTATATATTTTTTCATACCTCTTGCCCCTGGGCTCAAAGAAGACGAAGAAATAAAGCAGAGGTACTTTAACTTTGCAATTGAAAAATTTGAAAATTTAGTCGGCGAGAAAATAAAAGACTCTATTGAATTTTTTATCTCTTATGGTCCAAGTGACTTTATGAAAGATTACAACGCTTACAAGGGAAATTGTTATGGGTTAGCAAACACCTTGTTTCAAACTGCTATTTTTAAGCCTAAGATTAGAAACAGAAAAATAAAAAATCTATTTTACGCTGGTCATACGACCGTACCAGGACCGGGTGTTCCACCGTCTATAATCTCTGGCACCATTGTTTCAGACTTCATAATAAAAAATAAGGATGAGATATGA
- a CDS encoding Phytoene/squalene synthetase: MNYYEIYDRFSEKCSKIITNLYTTSFSIGIFLLDRKIRKDIYSIYGFVRLADEIVDTFHDKDKHKLLYEFKEQTYRAINEKFSLNPILNSFQKTVNKYKIDTELIEAFFKSMEMDLYISDYSKDILKNYIYGSAEVVGLMCLTVFTNGDSKLYYELKEHAIKLGSAFQKINFLRDIRYDNFILKRRYFNKLDLKTLDEKELKTIIDDIQDELKFALRGIQKLPKEAKLGVFVAYLYYYSLLKKIRKSPIEVLWRKRIRISNFRKILIALISIIKVKILRLQNL, from the coding sequence ATGAACTATTACGAAATCTACGATAGATTCTCCGAAAAATGTAGTAAAATTATTACAAATTTATATACAACTTCTTTTTCAATTGGGATATTTTTGCTGGATAGGAAAATAAGAAAGGATATATATTCAATTTACGGATTCGTTAGATTAGCAGATGAAATAGTTGATACATTTCATGACAAAGATAAACATAAACTTCTTTACGAGTTTAAAGAACAAACATACCGCGCAATTAATGAAAAATTTAGTTTGAATCCTATCTTAAATAGTTTTCAGAAAACCGTAAACAAATATAAAATTGATACCGAACTTATAGAGGCATTCTTCAAAAGTATGGAAATGGATCTTTACATTAGCGACTATTCAAAAGATATTTTGAAGAATTATATCTATGGTTCTGCAGAAGTAGTCGGGCTTATGTGTTTAACCGTTTTTACTAATGGCGATAGTAAACTATACTATGAACTTAAGGAGCATGCAATTAAACTTGGGTCAGCTTTTCAGAAAATAAACTTCTTAAGAGACATAAGATACGACAACTTTATTCTTAAACGAAGATATTTTAATAAACTTGATTTAAAAACCTTAGACGAAAAAGAATTAAAAACTATCATAGATGATATTCAAGATGAATTAAAGTTTGCATTGCGAGGAATACAAAAGCTGCCTAAAGAGGCTAAGTTAGGCGTTTTTGTTGCCTATTTATATTACTACTCACTTTTAAAAAAGATTAGAAAAAGCCCAATTGAAGTGCTCTGGAGAAAAAGAATTAGAATTTCAAACTTTCGGAAAATTCTCATAGCTCTAATAAGCATTATTAAAGTAAAAATTTTAAGGTTACAAAACCTATGA
- a CDS encoding UDP:flavonoid glycosyltransferase YjiC, YdhE family produces the protein MKILIVPFNLLSHVGRCLTIAKSLKEQFQVTFLISKEYISFVAEHGFYYRIIHNQDNDILNKVKLSDFSWINKQNILSNFKYLTSAIKEINPDLVISDSNIFTSISCEYLGVPHISLVNTYMSRYFAERHTDISYLNIKPKLFISLLYKLIPEPKRSEIFKRGEDIYLRNFHAPFRFIRNQYTLSEKHHLFDEFEGDEVFLLDPEEIFPIVKNKKTKVIGPIYYNLNDVKTEKVKFYKNKPNILITLGSSGDIKNFLFLEKINLTKTYNVILLGESSFSLRIDGAQRIKFANIRQIADYIDVVICHGGNGTVYSFLSKGVASITIPSHIEQYWFSYQIHKKGLGVLYNPQSKTKINEIIENLIDIRRKGLLNDISKLFDVERSVESFKSYLFNFIKNKNMG, from the coding sequence ATGAAAATTCTTATAGTTCCATTTAACCTCCTTTCTCATGTGGGAAGATGCTTAACAATAGCTAAATCTCTAAAGGAACAATTTCAGGTGACATTTTTAATTTCTAAAGAATATATAAGCTTTGTAGCAGAACACGGTTTTTATTATCGTATAATTCACAATCAGGATAATGATATTCTCAACAAAGTTAAGCTTTCAGATTTTTCATGGATAAATAAACAGAATATCCTTTCAAATTTTAAGTATTTGACTTCAGCGATAAAGGAAATTAACCCAGATTTAGTAATATCTGACTCCAACATTTTTACCTCAATTTCCTGTGAATATTTAGGTGTGCCACACATTTCACTTGTAAATACTTATATGAGTAGATATTTCGCTGAAAGACATACAGATATAAGTTATTTAAATATCAAGCCTAAACTTTTCATTTCTTTGCTTTATAAGCTAATCCCAGAGCCCAAAAGGTCTGAAATATTTAAAAGGGGTGAAGACATATATCTTAGAAATTTTCACGCACCTTTTAGATTTATTAGAAATCAATACACTTTAAGCGAGAAACACCATCTCTTTGATGAATTTGAGGGCGATGAAGTTTTTTTGCTTGATCCCGAGGAAATTTTTCCTATAGTCAAAAACAAAAAAACCAAAGTTATTGGTCCTATTTATTACAATCTCAATGATGTGAAAACGGAAAAGGTTAAATTCTATAAAAATAAACCGAACATTTTGATAACTTTGGGAAGTAGCGGAGATATAAAAAATTTTTTGTTTCTTGAAAAGATCAACTTAACAAAAACGTATAATGTCATATTACTTGGTGAATCATCTTTTTCTCTGCGCATAGATGGAGCTCAAAGGATAAAGTTCGCCAACATCAGACAAATTGCTGACTATATTGATGTTGTAATATGTCACGGCGGAAATGGAACCGTGTATTCTTTTTTAAGTAAGGGCGTAGCCTCTATAACCATACCTTCCCATATTGAACAGTATTGGTTTTCTTATCAAATTCATAAAAAGGGTCTGGGCGTGTTATATAACCCCCAGAGTAAAACAAAGATAAATGAAATAATTGAAAATCTGATAGATATTAGAAGGAAAGGTTTGCTAAATGACATCTCTAAGCTTTTTGATGTTGAAAGATCTGTAGAAAGTTTCAAAAGTTATCTTTTTAACTTTATTAAAAACAAAAATATGGGTTAA
- a CDS encoding beta-carotene 3-hydroxylase, whose translation MMEIFLTSIVVFLLMEPIVWLIHKYVMHGFLWVLHEDHHKKYPKKGLEKNDIFVLFFALVSIALLYLGFKSGNKLTLSIGIGMTIYGFAYFTMHDVLSHRRINIFKNPKNFYFLAVIRAHKQHHKNLEKDNSECFGFVYLFPIKYYKLSLKKSNAI comes from the coding sequence ATGATGGAGATATTTTTAACTTCAATCGTCGTATTTTTACTTATGGAACCAATTGTTTGGCTGATCCATAAATATGTAATGCATGGTTTTCTATGGGTTTTACACGAGGATCATCACAAAAAATATCCCAAGAAAGGCTTAGAAAAAAATGACATTTTTGTTTTATTTTTTGCACTGGTTAGTATAGCACTGCTATATTTAGGATTTAAGTCTGGAAATAAATTAACTTTGAGTATTGGGATCGGAATGACCATTTATGGATTCGCGTATTTCACTATGCATGATGTCTTATCTCACAGGAGGATAAACATATTTAAGAATCCTAAAAATTTCTATTTTCTTGCGGTTATAAGAGCACATAAACAACATCATAAAAACTTAGAAAAGGATAACTCAGAATGCTTCGGGTTCGTTTATCTTTTCCCAATTAAGTATTACAAACTCTCATTAAAGAAATCAAATGCGATATGA
- a CDS encoding lycopene cyclase domain-containing protein: protein MNNKTYLYLFLDISSIIIPFISGFHKKINLHKKFPFIFIANLIVMIPFIIWDYIFVGAKIWGFNDKYTVGINILNLPIEEYLFFICIPFACVFTHLALWKVLKISKLTSNIHLLPLLLILMASIFFIFQSKIYTKLVGFVTLISSLFTLFLYRTNIIKFAKEFAISYLILLFPFLIVNGTLTGSFTAEPIVWYNENAILGIRVLTIPIEDFLYAFSLIILNIALVDFLIKLKNH, encoded by the coding sequence ATGAATAATAAAACATATTTGTATTTATTCCTTGACATATCGTCTATCATAATTCCTTTTATCTCGGGATTCCACAAGAAAATTAATCTCCACAAAAAATTTCCATTTATTTTTATCGCCAATTTAATTGTGATGATACCATTTATAATTTGGGATTATATATTTGTGGGTGCAAAAATTTGGGGATTTAACGACAAATATACAGTAGGAATTAATATACTAAACCTTCCTATTGAAGAATATCTTTTCTTTATATGTATACCCTTTGCTTGTGTTTTTACACATCTTGCCCTTTGGAAGGTGCTTAAAATTTCAAAGTTGACTTCCAATATACATCTTTTACCCCTACTTCTAATTTTAATGGCTTCAATTTTTTTCATTTTCCAGTCCAAAATATATACAAAATTAGTGGGTTTCGTCACTTTGATTAGCTCACTCTTTACACTGTTCTTATATCGCACAAACATCATAAAATTTGCCAAAGAATTCGCGATCTCGTATCTCATTTTGTTATTTCCGTTTTTAATCGTAAATGGAACACTCACGGGTTCATTTACAGCTGAACCAATCGTCTGGTATAACGAAAATGCAATATTAGGAATTAGAGTTCTAACGATACCGATTGAGGATTTTTTATATGCCTTCTCTTTAATTATTTTGAATATTGCATTAGTAGATTTTCTAATAAAGTTGAAAAATCATTAA